Genomic window (Neorickettsia findlayensis):
CTCTGTAAATGTAGACAGCAGCTGATTCACCTGCATGGTTGACCCTTAATATTCTGTCAATTAGTGGATCGGTTTTCATTTCTAACACACGCGAAAATTACTAAAAACGCACTCCCTAGAGAATACAACAGATTCAAATAAGTAAGACGTATTCCCAGTAATTTTTGCGGATCATCACAACGCACTATTTCATTTGTGCTAATTTGTTCGTACAGATTTGTGATATTAAGTGTATCTCCGTACGTAATTGTACAATTTTCTGGCATGGTAAAGAGGTGCATTTCTACTCCTATGTGGTAGAGCGTTATAAGCGCCCCTGAAAAGAGAAATGCTACGGCAAAGTAAATGAGAAACCGATTTCCATTTTCCACTAAAAGAAGTCCGATGGCTATTAGTGTACTAATGAAATAGGGCCATCTCTCATATATGCAAAGGGTACAGGGATAATAATGAAATCCGTATTGCAAGATTACAGCTAGGAGAAGTGCTAGCAGAGAAGGCACAAGAAGTGTAACCGCAACCAATCTGGTAGGAGATAGGAGATACCTATACATTACTCTGATATACTACGTGTACATTAATTTAAATATCAAGCTAAAACGCTTATCGATTTGCCAAAGGCTTAAACAAGATACATCTACTGCACCTTAGTAGACTAAGGAAACCAAGCGCCATGATAACATTGTATCATCGATATTGCATCATAGTATGGTGTATGACGCTTGAACCTATGTCTGTTAGCTTACCTCATAACGGGCACTACTTAAACAGATGTTGCGTATATCTAAGCCCGGTTTACAACAAAAACCACTGTTCAAATTTAATGACGTTGTTCTTGCTTTTCTACGAAAAATGCGCGCCTTTAGCGGAATAAAAAAATATGCGCAATGTTGTTCCAAGGTAGGTTTCACATGGAATATGTGGATCATCCGGTACTGTTGTGATCAATCTAAGTTATGCGTGCTCCCTTTTTTATCAACGGAGAGAAAATCATGATAAGCAGCATGTAATCATGAAGTAGGTATGCTATAATCTCTTAGTTTTTAGTGTTGTTTGCATGAGAGAACTCTCATTACCCGTTGATAACTCTGAGTTTGATGCCTATGCGCGGAAGATCTTAGCAATTCCGATACTGCAGGAGGAAGAAGAACGCGACCTTATAGATAGATGGTTTGTTCATAGGGATATCTCGGCGGCTCAGAGGCTTGTTGAAGCTTATCTGAGGCTGGTGGTGAAGGTGACTGTGCGGTTTAGAAATTATGGGCTTCCTCTGATGGATCTTGCTTCCGAGGGGAACATCGGTCTGATGAAGGCTATAAAAAATTTTGACCCGACGCTCGGGCATGGAATCGCCACTTATGCGATATGGTGGATAAAAGCTGCGATAAATGAGTATGTCATAAAGTCTTGGTCTATAGTGAAAATTGGTACAACCGCTGCTCAGCGTAAACTCTTCTTTAATTTGCGCAAGTTAAAGAATTCTGGTAGTGTTGCCGGCCTCGATAAGCAACAGGTGGTGGGGAAGATTTCAGAAATGCTTGAGGTATCAAAAAAGGATGTAGAAGAGATGGAAAGAATTTTAAATGCTCGAGATGTTTCTTTGAATATGCAGTTAGGCGAGGATGGTGGCTCGGAAGTTCACGATGTTATTCCTGTTTCAGAAGTAAGTTACGAGGTTACTCTTTCAGAAACCCAGGAGAGACGGATGAAAAATCGATTGCTTTACGAGGCAGTTGAATCACTTGAAGGGCGCCATAAGGAGATTTTTGTTGCTAGAAGCTTAAGTGTGGTTCCTAGGACGCTTAAAGAGCTTGGTGAGAAGTTTTCCATTTCTCAAGAAAGGGTGAGACAAATACATGCTCGGGCGATGAAGAAAGTAACAGAGTATGTAGAAGAGCATGGAAGAAAACTTGGGATAGTATAATCGAACATGACCTTGCGTTTATCTGTACCGTTGGAACAAAATCACCATCAGAGCTTGCTCTGCCCAAAAATAGCGGTTATCGGAGTCGGCGGGGCAGGTGGTAACGCGATTAATAATATGATTAATTCCGGTCTTCGTGGTGTCAAATTTATTGCGGCGAATACTGATGCACAAGCACTTGAGCATTCTCTTGCTGATGTGAAGATTCAATTGGGTGCCAATCTTACAAAGGGGTTAGGGGCTGGGTCCATACCTGAAATCGGCAGGCAAGCAGCAGAAGAGTCCATTAATGAACTTGCTGAGGCTATAGAAGACGCTGATATGCTGTTTATAACTGCCGGTATGGGTGGTGGTACCGGTACAGGTGCAGCAACGGTGATAGCGAGAATGGCTATGGAACGGAAAGTTCTCGTCGTGGCAGTTGTCACAAAACCCTTTTATTTTGAGGGCGCTCGCAGAGCTAAAGTAGCCGAGGTTGGGCTTGAAGCGTTAAGAAGAGTAGTCGATACCTACATAGTGATTAATAACCAAAATCTTTTCAGGATAGCGAATGAAAAAACAACATTTTCAGATGCATTTAAAGAGGTTGATAAGATTCTCTATTTTCATGTTAGAGAAATAAGTAGCTTGATGGTGAATCCAGGATACATTAACCTTGATTTTGCAGATGTCCGTTCAGTTATGAGCAAAATGGGCAAAGCCCTTATGGGGACAAGTGAAGCTTCAGGTGAGAATAGGGCGGTCAAAGCAGCTGAGAATTCCATAGCGAATCCGTTGCTGGATAATCTTTCAGTGCAGGATGCAAAAGGTATTTTAATTAATATTACTGGCGGTCCAGATATGACGCTTTTTGAAGTAGATGCAGCTGCAAATTGTGTCAGGGAGAAAGCTAATGAGAATGTTAATATAATTTTTGGCTCCACTTGTTCAGAGTCTATGAGTAACGTTGTTAGGGTCTCTGTTGTTGCTACTGGCATTTCGCCGGATCAGGGAGAGTTGAGCGAAACAGGGGATCTAGGTGAGGAAGGTTTTTCTGGGTGGAGAGAGGAAAAGTCTGACGAACAAAAAAAGATGGAGTTGCTTGAGATTCCAGCTTTTATCCGCAGGGTAAAGAAGAAATCTTGATTTTTTCTCGCGTGTTCTAGTCGTGTTTTGTGGGGTTCGTTTTTGCAGTTTTGTTGAATACCACTCTCCTGGTTTGTAGTACCTTCTTTGTTCCGTTTTTTCAGAGAAATTTTACTTTCTTTTGTGGTGCATCCGATTTTCTAGTGTTTGTGATAACCCAAGGAGAAAACTCTTGCGTGGTGTATGCGTCCCTGACGCACTTTTTCTTTGTATTTAAACTATTACTTTTTTATGTGCGGAGAGATTCCAAATGTGCTTTTGCTCAGTTTCCGTAATGTGATCTTTTTGCTAACCTTACCATTTGGGTTGAGTGTTTTTAGAGATGAAAGTAACAGTTTCTGGGCATGGTTTTGATTTGGGTTCTAGCCTATCTGAGTATATCACTGACCGGGTTCTTCTGGGTGTGCAAAAGTATCTCACACAGGCTTTGGGTGCTCGTGTTTCACTTTCTAAGGAGGGACGCTTTTTTCATGTAGATGTAATTGTAAATAGTCCTATATCGTTAATCAAGGCAAGTGGTGAATCTAGTGATCCATATCTGGCCTTTGATAATGCGTTTTCAAAGATATCGTTAAAGTTGCGGCGGTACAAAGATAGATTGAAGGAGCATAAATCTGAGGCCAAGTGCAGCATGAAATTTGCCCTACATCATCATGAGTACAAAACTCAAGGGCCGAGGGCGATTTTGGTTAAGGAGGAGAAAATTCATCTTAGACAGCTTTCACTAGAGGAGGCAATAATGCATATGGACCTTATGGCACTCCCGGCTTTTGTTTTTATTAATCTTGAAACAAATAAGCTCAATATAATTCATAAAGAAGATAATACAAAAGAGACTATCGTTCTTCTGGATACAAACCAGGAATTTAAAGAAGCAGACTGATTGTTGTGATAGGGTATTGAGCGGCCTGAATTGTATGTTGTTTATTGAATTGGCTGGTGAGAGATGCATCTCTTCTTTTTGTATGGGTCAATAGTCTTAAAAGAGTAAAGCTGCTAATAAGCATCAAGATAAGGTAGTTAGGGGTAAGGTTTGCTCAGTACCTTATGTCCTATCGTATGGGAGTCGCACTGCCGAAGAGATGGCCGAAAGTGGACTAAGTGTGCACACAGGTGCCGTTCTTTAGAAGAGTAAGCGTGCTACTTCATGGATATATTGCGCT
Coding sequences:
- the hpf gene encoding ribosome hibernation-promoting factor, HPF/YfiA family, giving the protein MKVTVSGHGFDLGSSLSEYITDRVLLGVQKYLTQALGARVSLSKEGRFFHVDVIVNSPISLIKASGESSDPYLAFDNAFSKISLKLRRYKDRLKEHKSEAKCSMKFALHHHEYKTQGPRAILVKEEKIHLRQLSLEEAIMHMDLMALPAFVFINLETNKLNIIHKEDNTKETIVLLDTNQEFKEAD
- a CDS encoding RNA polymerase factor sigma-32; its protein translation is MRELSLPVDNSEFDAYARKILAIPILQEEEERDLIDRWFVHRDISAAQRLVEAYLRLVVKVTVRFRNYGLPLMDLASEGNIGLMKAIKNFDPTLGHGIATYAIWWIKAAINEYVIKSWSIVKIGTTAAQRKLFFNLRKLKNSGSVAGLDKQQVVGKISEMLEVSKKDVEEMERILNARDVSLNMQLGEDGGSEVHDVIPVSEVSYEVTLSETQERRMKNRLLYEAVESLEGRHKEIFVARSLSVVPRTLKELGEKFSISQERVRQIHARAMKKVTEYVEEHGRKLGIV
- a CDS encoding disulfide bond formation protein B, producing MYRYLLSPTRLVAVTLLVPSLLALLLAVILQYGFHYYPCTLCIYERWPYFISTLIAIGLLLVENGNRFLIYFAVAFLFSGALITLYHIGVEMHLFTMPENCTITYGDTLNITNLYEQISTNEIVRCDDPQKLLGIRLTYLNLLYSLGSAFLVIFACVRNENRSTN
- the ftsZ gene encoding cell division protein FtsZ, with protein sequence MTLRLSVPLEQNHHQSLLCPKIAVIGVGGAGGNAINNMINSGLRGVKFIAANTDAQALEHSLADVKIQLGANLTKGLGAGSIPEIGRQAAEESINELAEAIEDADMLFITAGMGGGTGTGAATVIARMAMERKVLVVAVVTKPFYFEGARRAKVAEVGLEALRRVVDTYIVINNQNLFRIANEKTTFSDAFKEVDKILYFHVREISSLMVNPGYINLDFADVRSVMSKMGKALMGTSEASGENRAVKAAENSIANPLLDNLSVQDAKGILINITGGPDMTLFEVDAAANCVREKANENVNIIFGSTCSESMSNVVRVSVVATGISPDQGELSETGDLGEEGFSGWREEKSDEQKKMELLEIPAFIRRVKKKS